A section of the Triticum dicoccoides isolate Atlit2015 ecotype Zavitan chromosome 7A, WEW_v2.0, whole genome shotgun sequence genome encodes:
- the LOC119330480 gene encoding peroxidase P7-like: MAGPRLMHCVLAVSLLSAVAHAQLSTTFYARSCPSLENTVWAVMKEAVVKDRRMGASLLRLFFHDCFVQGCDGSVLLDAGGEKAAGPNANSLRGFEVIDTIKARVEARCPGVVSCADILALAARDGTFLLHGPTWAVQLGRRDSTTASQSLANNNLPSVNSSLATLFSMFARQGLSPTDMTALSGAHTIGQARCTTFRDRIYHTSNSNIDAAFARRQQRTCPLAGGDNNLAPLDVQTPRAFDTAYYQNLMAHRGLFRSDQELFNGGSQDALVRQYSANPALFRSDFVKAMVKMGNINPLTGTAGQIRRNCRFVNS; encoded by the exons ATGGCTGGTCCTAGGTTGATGCACTGCGTGCTCGCCGTCTCTCTCCTCTCCGCCGTTGCCCACGCGCAGCTCTCGACGACTTTCTACGCCAGGTCCTGCCCCAGCCTGGAGAACACCGTGTGGGCGGTGATGAAAGAGGCCGTCGTCAAGGACCGGCGGATGGGCGCGTCGCTTCTCAGGCTCttcttccacgactgcttcgtccAG GGCTGTGACGGCTCGGTTCTTCTCGACGCCGGCGGCGAGAAGGCCGCCGGCCCGAACGCCAATTCCCTCCGTGGCTTCGAGGTCATCGACACCATCAAGGCGCGCGTGGAGGCCAGGTGCCCCGGcgtcgtctcctgcgccgacatccTCGCGCTCGCGGCGCGTGACGGAACGTTCCTG CTGCACGGGCCGACCTGGGCAGTGCAGCTCGGCCGGCGAGACTCGACGACGGCGAGCCAGTCCCTCGCCAACAACAACCTTCCCTCGGTGAACTCCAGCCTGGCCACGCTCTTCTCCATGTTCGCGAGGCAAGGGCTCTCGCCGACCGACATGACGGCGCTGTCCGGCGCGCACACTATCGGCCAGGCCCGCTGCACCACCTTCCGCGACCGCATCTACCACACATCCAACTCCAACATCGACGCGGCCTTCGCGAGGCGGCAGCAGCGGACCTGCCCCCTCGCCGGCGGGGACAACAACCTGGCGCCCCTGGACGTGCAGACCCCGAGGGCGTTCGACACCGCCTACTACCAGAACCTCATGGCTCATCGCGGCCTGTTCCGCTCCGACCAGGAGCTCTTCAACGGAGGATCGCAGGACGCGCTGGTGCGGCAGTACAGCGCCAACCCCGCGCTCTTCCGGAGCGACTTCGTCAAGGCGATGGTGAAGATGGGCAACATTAATCCTCTCACCGGCACCGCCGGACAGATCAGGAGAAACTGCAGATTCGTCAACAGCTAG